The following proteins come from a genomic window of Trichoplusia ni isolate ovarian cell line Hi5 chromosome 16, tn1, whole genome shotgun sequence:
- the LOC113501631 gene encoding probable palmitoyltransferase ZDHHC8 isoform X1, with amino-acid sequence MPKCDLKTRYIPATFAWTLLLGTTSLFFYFPCQYYLHKHPWVPAYQGFITFFVLANFTLATFMDPGVIPKAPPDEDREDDFRAPLYRSVEINGITVRMKWCVTCKFYRPPRCSHCSVCNHCIETFDHHCPWVNNCIGRRNYRFFFFFLISLSIHMLSIFGLSLYYIMNNNKTLTLVEPIVSMVIMGIIALLAIPIFGLTGFHMVLVSRGRTTNEQVTGKFTGGYNPFSKGCWYNCCYTQFGPQYPSLVRPSKYIYKGGKKRREALPGGGHSASAISTIATDTQHQVKTYTADNGSAHRPAGPHAHYNKLVWAAPSQLSPGREDAEGELDGPGASQSADCEPTPPPLQRRGSAANLFPPDHHHLPPRPHHYPRLSPLSRNTSHGGTTTSGYRVVMEPVRYDAGSNGGARPSPTMQQRIKALGVPTPLAVSSPVRRPYDNDSEGSDELARLNP; translated from the exons ATGCCCAAATGCGACCTCAAAACGAGATACATCCCTGCGACGTTCGCCTGGACATTACTGTTGGGTACAACATccctgtttttttatttccc GTGTCAATACTACCTTCACAAGCACCCATGGGTTCCCGCGTACCAAGGCTTCAtaacgttttttgttttggcCAATTTTACCCTGGCCACTTTCATGGACCCGGGGGTTATACCAAAAG cTCCACCTGACGAGGATCGAGAGGACGACTTTCGAGCGCCTCTGTATCGCAGCGTAGAGATAAATGGTATCACGGTGCGGATGAAATGGTGCGTCACGTGCAAATTCTATCGGCCGCCGCGGTGTTCGCACTGTTCAGTCTGCAATCACTGCATAGAA ACGTTTGACCACCACTGTCCATGGGTGAACAACTGCATTGGACGTCGCAACTACagattcttcttcttcttcttaataTCTTTGTCCATACACATGCTGAGCATATTCGGCCtcagtttatattatattatgaataataacaaaactttgACGCTGGTCGAGCCTATTGTGTC AATGGTAATAATGGGCATAATCGCACTACTAGCGATACCTATATTCGGTCTGACGGGGTTCCACATGGTGCTAGTGTCCCGAGGGCGAACGACGAACGAACAGGTGACGGGCAAGTTCACGGGGGGCTACAACCCCTTCTCGAAAGGATGCTGGTACAACTGCTGTTATACGCAGTTCGGACCTCAGTATCCTAG TCTAGTTCGACCATcgaaatacatatacaaaggcGGCAAGAAGCGCCGCGAAGCGCTCCCTGGCGGCGGGCACTCGGCGTCTGCGATCTCGACGATCGCGACGGACACGCAGCACCAGGTAAAGACCTACACGGCGGACAACGGCTCCGCGCACCGCCCCGCCGGCCCGCACGCGCACTATAACAAG TTGGTGTGGGCGGCGCCCTCGCAGCTGTCGCCGGGGCGCGAGGACGCGGAGGGCGAGCTGGACGGGCCGGGCGCGTCGCAGTCGGCGGACTGCGAGCCAACGCCGCCGCCGCTGCAGCGCCGCGGCTCGGCCGCCAACCTGTTCCCGCCCGACCACCACCACCTGCCGCCGCGCCCGCACCACTACCCAAGACTCAGCCCGCTCTCCAGGAACACCAG TCACGGTGGCACCACGACGTCAGGCTACCGGGTGGTGATGGAGCCGGTGCGGTACGACGCGGGCTCCAACGGCGGCGCGCGGCCCTCGCCCACCATGCAGCAGCGGATCAAGGCGCTGGGAGTGCCCACGCCTTTAGCAGTCAGCAGTCCAGTCAGAAG
- the LOC113501741 gene encoding SWI/SNF-related matrix-associated actin-dependent regulator of chromatin subfamily A containing DEAD/H box 1 homolog isoform X1, which yields MSNGTSPSVLSFLRQYRFQRKPNGPAGPSCPVTVTSAPSSSQLNQTQIRMAAPNTVVRNGPIVYKRIRIQDSDSDDAASPAKKPAVTVELTPALKERRFSNMKEMFPDISPIFIKNTLAKHGWNEERSRDELLKHDPESNDRGSTPQHAFFGGRPGVSGSGARPYTNMGIVRVTSGPKMNVVVRKPLEAKGGRARRGSSGSEDDDYGVRKGKDDRVYDSEDSDNEITDDLIGDKKKVFEFLNNSNMHELSLLSGCSQKKAEAIIALRPFKGWVDMVDKFNSNKTLSTELLNSTQELLTTRNNIQRLMKKCVGLAQQLEAAVAAGAGRLKQPAILDESLTLAPYQLVGLNWLAVLHKQGVSGILADEMGLGKTVQVIAFLAHLKETGQARGTHLVVVPASTLDNWSSELSRWCPALRVSKYYGHPEERRQLRIQYARGLHDVDVVLTTYTMVNSCPEERKMFRITPMHYVIYDEAHMLKNMSTQRYDNLLKIKSKHRLLLTGTPLQNNLLELMSLLAFVMPHMFSGKTDDLKSLFQKNAKSKTTKKVDGKTEEDELPFEQSQITQAKRIMKPFVLRRLKRDVLQDLPKKTNHRELCPMSERQEILYKNLIAGFSAKDGTIRATTEQSGMAMMMDMRKLANHPLLLRYHYSDAGLRALAGRLASHPRYKENNAQYAWEDLLCLSDFQIHQLTQQYSTISSHALPEHLILDSGKFQKLDEMLPRLKAGGHRVLIFSQFTMMLDILEPYLTIRDHKYLRLDGSTAVVDRQELIDRYNTEDIFVFLLSTKAGGLGINLTAADTVIIHDIDFNPYNDKQAEDRCHRMGQTRPVTIYRLLSCGTIEEGIYQVAQEKLNLEKHVTGDDDNESTEQKNVVRLLSAALGLTSPSK from the exons ATGTCTAATGGTACAAGTCCGAGTGTGTTAAGTTTTTTGAGACAATACAGATTCCAGAGGAAACCAAACGGTCCTGCTGGACCCAGCTGTCCAGTCACCGTTACCTCGGCTCCGTCAAGTTCTC AGTTAAATCAAACTCAAATCAGGATGGCCGCCCCAAACACTGTAGTTAGAAATGGACCAATAGTGTACAAGCGGATAAGGATACAGGACTCTGATTCCGATGATGCAGCTTCTCCAGCGAAGAAGCCCGCGGTGACTGTAGAACTGACACCAGCTCTCAAGGAGAGGAGGTTTAGTAATATGAAAGAAATGTTCCCTGATATATCTCCTATT TTCATTAAAAACACACTAGCAAAACACGGTTGGAATGAAGAAAGGTCGAGAGATGAATTACTGAAACACGACCCTGAGAGTAACGACCGGGGTTCTACCCCCCAACACGCGTTCTTCGGGGGCCGCCCCGGAGTTTCCGGGTCTGGGGCCCGGCCGTACACCAACATGGGAATAGTGAGGGTTACCAGTGGGCCCAAGATGAATGTCGTGGTGAGGAAACCTCTGGAGGCTAAAGGGGGAAGAGCGAGGAGAGGCAGCAGTGGCAGCGAGGACGATGACTACGGTGTCAGAAAAGGGAAGGATGATAGAGTGTATGATAG TGAGGACTCTGACAATGAGATCACGGATGATCTGATTGGTGACAAGAAGAAGGTGTTCGAGTTCCTAAACAACAGCAACATGCACGAGCTGTCTCTGCTGAGCGGGTGCTCGCAGAAGAAGGCAGAGGCCATCATAGCTTTAAGACCTTTCAAAGGCTGGGTAGATATG gTGGACAAATTCAATAGCAATAAAACTCTAAGTACGGAACTGTTGAACTCGACGCAAGAGCTGCTGACGACCCGCAACAACATACAGCGGCTGATGAAGAAGTGCGTCGGGCTGGCGCAGCAGCTCGAGGCAGCTGTGGCTGCAGGCGCTGGCCGGCTCAAGCAGCCCGCCATATTGGATGAGAG TTTGACCCTGGCCCCGTACCAGCTGGTCGGGCTGAACTGGCTGGCGGTCCTGCACAAGCAGGGCGTGTCGGGCATCCTGGCGGACGAGATGGGTCTCGGCAAGACCGTGCAGGTGATCGCCTTCCTCGCGCACCTGAAGGAGACCGGCCAGGCCAGGGGCACGCATCTGGTCGTCGTGCCTGCCTCTACGCTCG ACAACTGGAGCAGCGAGTTGTCTCGCTGGTGTCCGGCCCTGCGCGTGAGCAAGTACTACGGACACCCCGAGGAAAGGCGACAGCTGCGCATTCAGTACGCGAGGGGACTACACGACGTCGATGTCGTGCTCACCAC ATACACAATGGTGAACAGTTGTCCTGAGGAGCGCAAGATGTTCCGCATAACACCCATGCACTACGTCATATACGACGAGGCGCATATGCTGAAGAACATGTCCACGCAGAGATACGACAATCTACTTAAAATTAAG TCTAAGCACCGGCTGCTGCTGACGGGCACTCCGCTGCAGAACAACCTGCTGGAGCTGATGTCGCTGCTCGCCTTCGTCATGCCGCACATGTTCTCTGGGAAGACAGACGACCTCAAGAGCTTGTTCCAGAAGAATGCT AAATCAAAAACAACGAAAAAAGTTGACGGTAAAACTGAAGAAGACGAGCTCCCATTCGAGCAGAGCCAGATAACGCAAGCCAAGCGCATCATGAAGCCGTTCGTACTGCGGCGTCTGAAGCGGGACGTCTTGCAGGACCTGCCCAAGAAGACCAACCACAGGGAGCTCTGCCCCATGTCCGAGAGGCAGGAGATCTTGTATAAGAATCTGATTGCTGGTTTTTCTGCTAAGGATGGCACG ATCCGCGCGACCACCGAGCAGAGCGGCATGGCCATGATGATGGACATGCGCAAGCTGGCCAACCACCCGCTGCTGCTGCGCTACCACTACTCGGACGCGGGGCTGCGCGCGCTGGCGGGCCGCCTGGCCAGCCACCCGCGCTACAAGGAGAACAACGCGCAGTACGCCTGGGAGGACCTGCTGTGCCTGTCCGACTTCCAGATACACCAGCTCACGCAGCAGTACAGC ACAATCAGCTCGCACGCGCTACCGGAACACCTGATCCTGGACTCGGGCAAGTTCCAGAAGCTGGACGAGATGTTGCCGCGACTGAAGGCGGGCGGCCACCGCGTGCTCATCTTCAGCCAGTTCACCATGATGCTGGACATCCTGGAGCCATACCTCACCATCCGCGACCACAAGTACCTCCGCCTCGATGGCAGTACCGCTGTTGTTGACAG ACAAGAGTTAATAGACCGCTACAACACAGAGGACATATTTGTGTTCCTGCTGTCGACGAAGGCGGGCGGGCTCGGGATCAACCTCACCGCCGCTGACACCGTCATCATCCACGACATCGACTTCAACCCCTACAACGACAAGCAGGCTGAGGACAG ATGTCACAGGATGGGCCAGACGCGGCCGGTCACGATATACCGGCTGCTCAGCTGCGGGACCATCGAGGAGGGCATCTACCAGGTCGCGCAGGAGAAACTCAACCTCGAGAAACATGTCACCGGTGATGATG ATAATGAATCTACGGAACAAAAGAACGTCGTGCGGTTGTTGTCAGCGGCGCTGGGCCTGACCTCGCCCAGTAAATGA
- the LOC113501741 gene encoding SWI/SNF-related matrix-associated actin-dependent regulator of chromatin subfamily A containing DEAD/H box 1 homolog isoform X2 encodes MAAPNTVVRNGPIVYKRIRIQDSDSDDAASPAKKPAVTVELTPALKERRFSNMKEMFPDISPIFIKNTLAKHGWNEERSRDELLKHDPESNDRGSTPQHAFFGGRPGVSGSGARPYTNMGIVRVTSGPKMNVVVRKPLEAKGGRARRGSSGSEDDDYGVRKGKDDRVYDSEDSDNEITDDLIGDKKKVFEFLNNSNMHELSLLSGCSQKKAEAIIALRPFKGWVDMVDKFNSNKTLSTELLNSTQELLTTRNNIQRLMKKCVGLAQQLEAAVAAGAGRLKQPAILDESLTLAPYQLVGLNWLAVLHKQGVSGILADEMGLGKTVQVIAFLAHLKETGQARGTHLVVVPASTLDNWSSELSRWCPALRVSKYYGHPEERRQLRIQYARGLHDVDVVLTTYTMVNSCPEERKMFRITPMHYVIYDEAHMLKNMSTQRYDNLLKIKSKHRLLLTGTPLQNNLLELMSLLAFVMPHMFSGKTDDLKSLFQKNAKSKTTKKVDGKTEEDELPFEQSQITQAKRIMKPFVLRRLKRDVLQDLPKKTNHRELCPMSERQEILYKNLIAGFSAKDGTIRATTEQSGMAMMMDMRKLANHPLLLRYHYSDAGLRALAGRLASHPRYKENNAQYAWEDLLCLSDFQIHQLTQQYSTISSHALPEHLILDSGKFQKLDEMLPRLKAGGHRVLIFSQFTMMLDILEPYLTIRDHKYLRLDGSTAVVDRQELIDRYNTEDIFVFLLSTKAGGLGINLTAADTVIIHDIDFNPYNDKQAEDRCHRMGQTRPVTIYRLLSCGTIEEGIYQVAQEKLNLEKHVTGDDDNESTEQKNVVRLLSAALGLTSPSK; translated from the exons ATGGCCGCCCCAAACACTGTAGTTAGAAATGGACCAATAGTGTACAAGCGGATAAGGATACAGGACTCTGATTCCGATGATGCAGCTTCTCCAGCGAAGAAGCCCGCGGTGACTGTAGAACTGACACCAGCTCTCAAGGAGAGGAGGTTTAGTAATATGAAAGAAATGTTCCCTGATATATCTCCTATT TTCATTAAAAACACACTAGCAAAACACGGTTGGAATGAAGAAAGGTCGAGAGATGAATTACTGAAACACGACCCTGAGAGTAACGACCGGGGTTCTACCCCCCAACACGCGTTCTTCGGGGGCCGCCCCGGAGTTTCCGGGTCTGGGGCCCGGCCGTACACCAACATGGGAATAGTGAGGGTTACCAGTGGGCCCAAGATGAATGTCGTGGTGAGGAAACCTCTGGAGGCTAAAGGGGGAAGAGCGAGGAGAGGCAGCAGTGGCAGCGAGGACGATGACTACGGTGTCAGAAAAGGGAAGGATGATAGAGTGTATGATAG TGAGGACTCTGACAATGAGATCACGGATGATCTGATTGGTGACAAGAAGAAGGTGTTCGAGTTCCTAAACAACAGCAACATGCACGAGCTGTCTCTGCTGAGCGGGTGCTCGCAGAAGAAGGCAGAGGCCATCATAGCTTTAAGACCTTTCAAAGGCTGGGTAGATATG gTGGACAAATTCAATAGCAATAAAACTCTAAGTACGGAACTGTTGAACTCGACGCAAGAGCTGCTGACGACCCGCAACAACATACAGCGGCTGATGAAGAAGTGCGTCGGGCTGGCGCAGCAGCTCGAGGCAGCTGTGGCTGCAGGCGCTGGCCGGCTCAAGCAGCCCGCCATATTGGATGAGAG TTTGACCCTGGCCCCGTACCAGCTGGTCGGGCTGAACTGGCTGGCGGTCCTGCACAAGCAGGGCGTGTCGGGCATCCTGGCGGACGAGATGGGTCTCGGCAAGACCGTGCAGGTGATCGCCTTCCTCGCGCACCTGAAGGAGACCGGCCAGGCCAGGGGCACGCATCTGGTCGTCGTGCCTGCCTCTACGCTCG ACAACTGGAGCAGCGAGTTGTCTCGCTGGTGTCCGGCCCTGCGCGTGAGCAAGTACTACGGACACCCCGAGGAAAGGCGACAGCTGCGCATTCAGTACGCGAGGGGACTACACGACGTCGATGTCGTGCTCACCAC ATACACAATGGTGAACAGTTGTCCTGAGGAGCGCAAGATGTTCCGCATAACACCCATGCACTACGTCATATACGACGAGGCGCATATGCTGAAGAACATGTCCACGCAGAGATACGACAATCTACTTAAAATTAAG TCTAAGCACCGGCTGCTGCTGACGGGCACTCCGCTGCAGAACAACCTGCTGGAGCTGATGTCGCTGCTCGCCTTCGTCATGCCGCACATGTTCTCTGGGAAGACAGACGACCTCAAGAGCTTGTTCCAGAAGAATGCT AAATCAAAAACAACGAAAAAAGTTGACGGTAAAACTGAAGAAGACGAGCTCCCATTCGAGCAGAGCCAGATAACGCAAGCCAAGCGCATCATGAAGCCGTTCGTACTGCGGCGTCTGAAGCGGGACGTCTTGCAGGACCTGCCCAAGAAGACCAACCACAGGGAGCTCTGCCCCATGTCCGAGAGGCAGGAGATCTTGTATAAGAATCTGATTGCTGGTTTTTCTGCTAAGGATGGCACG ATCCGCGCGACCACCGAGCAGAGCGGCATGGCCATGATGATGGACATGCGCAAGCTGGCCAACCACCCGCTGCTGCTGCGCTACCACTACTCGGACGCGGGGCTGCGCGCGCTGGCGGGCCGCCTGGCCAGCCACCCGCGCTACAAGGAGAACAACGCGCAGTACGCCTGGGAGGACCTGCTGTGCCTGTCCGACTTCCAGATACACCAGCTCACGCAGCAGTACAGC ACAATCAGCTCGCACGCGCTACCGGAACACCTGATCCTGGACTCGGGCAAGTTCCAGAAGCTGGACGAGATGTTGCCGCGACTGAAGGCGGGCGGCCACCGCGTGCTCATCTTCAGCCAGTTCACCATGATGCTGGACATCCTGGAGCCATACCTCACCATCCGCGACCACAAGTACCTCCGCCTCGATGGCAGTACCGCTGTTGTTGACAG ACAAGAGTTAATAGACCGCTACAACACAGAGGACATATTTGTGTTCCTGCTGTCGACGAAGGCGGGCGGGCTCGGGATCAACCTCACCGCCGCTGACACCGTCATCATCCACGACATCGACTTCAACCCCTACAACGACAAGCAGGCTGAGGACAG ATGTCACAGGATGGGCCAGACGCGGCCGGTCACGATATACCGGCTGCTCAGCTGCGGGACCATCGAGGAGGGCATCTACCAGGTCGCGCAGGAGAAACTCAACCTCGAGAAACATGTCACCGGTGATGATG ATAATGAATCTACGGAACAAAAGAACGTCGTGCGGTTGTTGTCAGCGGCGCTGGGCCTGACCTCGCCCAGTAAATGA
- the LOC113501631 gene encoding probable palmitoyltransferase ZDHHC8 isoform X2, with product MPKCDLKTRYIPATFAWTLLLGTTSLFFYFPCQYYLHKHPWVPAYQGFITFFVLANFTLATFMDPGVIPKAPPDEDREDDFRAPLYRSVEINGITVRMKWCVTCKFYRPPRCSHCSVCNHCIETFDHHCPWVNNCIGRRNYRFFFFFLISLSIHMLSIFGLSLYYIMNNNKTLTLVEPIVSMVIMGIIALLAIPIFGLTGFHMVLVSRGRTTNEQVTGKFTGGYNPFSKGCWYNCCYTQFGPQYPSLVRPSKYIYKGGKKRREALPGGGHSASAISTIATDTQHQVKTYTADNGSAHRPAGPHAHYNKLSPGREDAEGELDGPGASQSADCEPTPPPLQRRGSAANLFPPDHHHLPPRPHHYPRLSPLSRNTSHGGTTTSGYRVVMEPVRYDAGSNGGARPSPTMQQRIKALGVPTPLAVSSPVRRPYDNDSEGSDELARLNP from the exons ATGCCCAAATGCGACCTCAAAACGAGATACATCCCTGCGACGTTCGCCTGGACATTACTGTTGGGTACAACATccctgtttttttatttccc GTGTCAATACTACCTTCACAAGCACCCATGGGTTCCCGCGTACCAAGGCTTCAtaacgttttttgttttggcCAATTTTACCCTGGCCACTTTCATGGACCCGGGGGTTATACCAAAAG cTCCACCTGACGAGGATCGAGAGGACGACTTTCGAGCGCCTCTGTATCGCAGCGTAGAGATAAATGGTATCACGGTGCGGATGAAATGGTGCGTCACGTGCAAATTCTATCGGCCGCCGCGGTGTTCGCACTGTTCAGTCTGCAATCACTGCATAGAA ACGTTTGACCACCACTGTCCATGGGTGAACAACTGCATTGGACGTCGCAACTACagattcttcttcttcttcttaataTCTTTGTCCATACACATGCTGAGCATATTCGGCCtcagtttatattatattatgaataataacaaaactttgACGCTGGTCGAGCCTATTGTGTC AATGGTAATAATGGGCATAATCGCACTACTAGCGATACCTATATTCGGTCTGACGGGGTTCCACATGGTGCTAGTGTCCCGAGGGCGAACGACGAACGAACAGGTGACGGGCAAGTTCACGGGGGGCTACAACCCCTTCTCGAAAGGATGCTGGTACAACTGCTGTTATACGCAGTTCGGACCTCAGTATCCTAG TCTAGTTCGACCATcgaaatacatatacaaaggcGGCAAGAAGCGCCGCGAAGCGCTCCCTGGCGGCGGGCACTCGGCGTCTGCGATCTCGACGATCGCGACGGACACGCAGCACCAGGTAAAGACCTACACGGCGGACAACGGCTCCGCGCACCGCCCCGCCGGCCCGCACGCGCACTATAACAAG CTGTCGCCGGGGCGCGAGGACGCGGAGGGCGAGCTGGACGGGCCGGGCGCGTCGCAGTCGGCGGACTGCGAGCCAACGCCGCCGCCGCTGCAGCGCCGCGGCTCGGCCGCCAACCTGTTCCCGCCCGACCACCACCACCTGCCGCCGCGCCCGCACCACTACCCAAGACTCAGCCCGCTCTCCAGGAACACCAG TCACGGTGGCACCACGACGTCAGGCTACCGGGTGGTGATGGAGCCGGTGCGGTACGACGCGGGCTCCAACGGCGGCGCGCGGCCCTCGCCCACCATGCAGCAGCGGATCAAGGCGCTGGGAGTGCCCACGCCTTTAGCAGTCAGCAGTCCAGTCAGAAG